ATCTCGATCTTTTTCATGATCGCAATCCTTTCTCGCAAGACGTTAGTACTGGTATCCGGACTCGTTGTGCTGGCTCATGTCCAGACCGACTTCTTCCTCTTCCGGCGTCACGCGCAGGCCCACCACCATATCGGTGAACTTGAGCAACAGGTAGCTTGCGCCAAAGCAGAACACCCAGGTGGCCACCACAGAGGCCACCTGCACCAGGAACTGGTGCACATCGCCCTGCAGCAGGCCGGATTTGCCGTTCACGGCAGCGTTGGCGAAAATGCCCGTGGCAATGGCGCCCCAGGTCCCACCTACGCCATGAATGCCCACCACGTCCAGGGCATCGTCAAAGCCGAGCTTGTGCTTGAGGAAGATGCCGCCGTAGCAGATGGCGCCGCCGGAAAGACCCATGAGCAGCGCGCCCATGGGGGTGACGAAACCGGCTGCCGGGGTGATGACCACCAGCCCGGCCACAGCGCCGGAGGCAGCGCCCAGGGTGGTGGGCTTGCCGCTGACGATGCGTTCCATGGCGATCCAGGCCAGGGCCGCCGCAGCGGCAGCGATGTGCGTGGTCACAAAGGCGCTGGAAGCCAGCCCGTTGGCAGCCAGGGCGCTGCCGGCGTTGAAGCCGAACCAGCCGAACCACAGGATGCCCGCACCAAGCACAGTCATGGGAATGTTATGCGGGATGAACGGCGCCTGCCCGTAGCCGCGGCGATAGCCCAGGACAAGGGCCGCCGCCAGAGCCGCCGCGCCGGAGCTCATGTGCACCACCGCGCCGCCGGCAAAGTCCAGCGCGCCCATCTGTGCCATCCAGCCGCCGCCCCACACCCAGTGGGCCATGGGACAGTACACCAGGATGAGCCACAGGACGGAGAAAACCAGGAACCCGGAAAACTTGATGCGCTCCGCATACGCCCCGGAGATGAGCGCGGGCGTGATGACCGCGAACATGCACTGGAAAATCATGAAGGTGGAATGCGGGATGGTGGGAGCAACGGCTGCCGGTTCCGCGCCCACACCGTACAGGAAGGCGAAGTTCAGGGAGCCAATGACGCCGGCGATATCGTCGCCGAAGGCCAGGCTGTAGCCCACAGCCACCCACACCAGTGTTCCCACTGCAAGCATGATGAAGCTGTGCATGATGGTGCCCAGCACGTTCTTGTTGCGCGTGAGGCCGCCATAGAACAGGGCCAAACCGGGGGTCATGAACATGACCAGAGCGGCGCAGATAAGAATGAATGCGGTATCCGCCGGCTGCATGATTTCCTCCTGCTGAAAATGAGCTGTGCGTCGCTTTTGTTTCGTGCAGCACTGCTGCACACCCATGCCAATACGTCCTTCCCGTGAAAGACGGCCCCCTTGTAGCGCACTCCGCAGCCCAGGGGAACCCGTTTTGACATTAATCGCAACAAACACGAAACAATCCGCAGCATCAATGCACTCCCGCGCGCGGCCCACTCACCATCCTCCATGGGCCGCGCCGGATCACCTCATGAATTAATCATTTTACATCAGGTGATTACAACAACACCTCAAATCAAAACCGCCGCAATGCCGTATTGTGCTCCTGGACGCGCGGGAATGCATTTTTTTCCTTGCCATGCGCGCCGTCCGTGTTTTTTGACGTTTCTGCAACATTGCCTCACAGCATGCCCAGTTCCCAGTTGAACTGGCTGCTGCGGCCCGGCGTTTCCACCCGCCTGGGCTGCGGCTCCTTCAGGTGGATGAACACGCCGTACCCTGCGTCCTCCAGCGCCTCTGTCCTGGCGGTGATGTCCAGGGGCCAGGCCGGGAAGATCCACGAGAGCGGGCCATACGGCCGGGTGAAGAACGTCTCGCCCTTGGGGCTGGACAGGGGCTCCTGGGGATTGACCAGGGGACTCCGATAGCGCGTCACCCCCACGGGCCAGTAGCCCGAGACCACGATGCCCAGGGGCAGCGGGCTTTGTGCCGGCAAGGCGAGGATGTCTTCCCCCCCAAGCTCGGGGCTGACCACAGCCATGTCGAACCCCAGGGCGCGCATTTCTTCCAGGGCCAGGGGATTGGCCAAGTTGCAGAACGGCCCGGCCACGGGCTTGACCTTGCCCAGATCCGGCAACAGCCCGATCTGCCAGGGCGCATTGCAGACGATGCGCCGGCCGCCGTCGCGCACCAGCTTGTGCAGGGCCTTCTTCCAGGACTCTTCCTCCTCGGGCCAGATGACGGGCGGCAGCCACCACCAGATTTTCGGGTACAAGGTGGGCGAGCATTTTTCCGGGGTAAAGGGCGTCATCCACAAGCCCTTGACGCCCCGCTCGGTCTGCTTGCCCGCGGCCAGGGCCCGCTGCACGATCAGGTTGACCGTGCCCTTGGGACGTCCCGCCGCGGCCGGCATGTGCGGTTCGAAGTCCGAGGTCACGCCGGCGGGCTCGCGTCGTTCGGCCAGTTCCGCACGCATGCTGCCCAGGCGGGAGGCCAGCTCAGGCTCCCGCCGGTCCACCAGATACACCGGTGTGCCCTTGGGTGGCAGCCGCGGCCCGGGCCTGCGGCCGCGCGGGTGGAAGGGGCGGGCGTTCTTGCCCAGCCCCTTGCGCTTGAGGGGGGATGATTTGCCGAATTTGCCGGCCTTGCCGGATTCGCCAGGCTTGCCGGACTTACCGGATTCACCGGGCTTGCCGGACGGGCCGGCCTCGGCCGCAGGCGCTGGCCTGAGCTTGGCCACGGCGGGGCGGATGTCCAGCCGGCCGCCCTTGGGGATGGCCTTGCGGATGGGGATGGTCTGATGCCAGCTGTCATCTTCCGACCCCACGCGCAGCAGATCCCCCTTGAGCAGGGGCATGCGGGGGGCAAGATAAGCGCCACCCTCGTTGGTGTGGGTGACACGGCCGGCCAGCAGCCCCGAGGCCACGGCGGATTCCTCCCCGGCCTCGGGCAGGGGCTGATGCGGTTTTTGCGGCAGGAACAGGGCATGGCTGCCCTGGCGCCCCAGGGCCCGTTCCAGGATGGCCAGAGCCTCCTTGCGGGCGGCGGGGTCGTCGCTGTGGTCGCGCAGCATCTTGTAGGCGGTCACGGCGTAGAAGGCGTAATGCGGCCCTTTTTTGCGACCCTCGATCTTCCAGGCCTTGATGCGCGGGAACTGCAGGAGCGTCTTGGCCAGCACATCCAGCGAGAGATCCAGACAGGAGAACACCCGCCCGCCCTCGGAGGCAGAACCGTGCACGCCCTTGCCGGAATACCGCCGCCGGCAGGGCTGCACGCAGCGGCCGCGCAGGCCGCTCTTGCCGCCCATGTAGCTGGACCAATAACACCGGCCGGAGACGCAGAAGCAGAGCGCGCCATGGACAAAGGCTTCCAGATCCATGTCCAGCTCCGCCGCGGCGGTGTCCATGGCCTTCATCTCATCCACATGAAATTCCCGGGCCAGCACCACCCGACGCACGCCCATCTCCTTGGCCACGCGCAGGCCTGCCATGGGGGATACGGCCGCCAGGGTGGAAAGATGGATCTCCCCGGGAAATTCGATCTGCCGCAATAACTGCACGGCCCCGAGATCCTGCACGATGACCCCGGCCGGCTGCACGGCCTTGGCCACGCGATCCAGCATGCGGCCGGCGGCGTCCAGATCCCCGGGCTTGAGCATGGTATTCAGGGCCAGATAGGTCTTCACCCCTTTTTCGCGTGCATAGCCGGAAAGTGCGGCCAGCTCCTTGACGGCGAAGTTATCTGCCTGCATCCTTGCAGAGAAATGTTTCAGCCCTGCGTACACGGCATCCGCTCCGGCGGCCACGGCTGCCAGGAAGGCATCCGGCTGCCCGGCCGGAGCCAGGATTTCAGGACGTACGGAACCTGTTGATGCGGTCGTCGAATCTGTCGTCAACACTGTCATGGATTCTCCATCGCCCAGGCTTCCATGGGCACGTCCATGCGGACGTTGCCTGCATGTGCGGGCGGTCAATGAGGTAACTGCTATGGCGCAAGCCCTGTTGAAGGCGTCCTGCCACGACGCCTTGGTGCTGGAAAACCGTCTGCTCGGCGCCGGTCCGTCGGCAGGCGGCATCTGGAAACTCGTGCTGGACTTCCCCGGCTGGACCCTCTGGCGGCCCGGCCAGTTCGTCATGCTCCGGTCGGGAACCTTTGGTCAGGAACTCATCTGGGGGCGGCCCATCTCCATCGGCGATTACCAGAACGGCCAGCTCACCCTGTACATCCTGAACACGGGCCGGGGCACGGAAAAACTCGCCGCACTCAAACAGGGGGACGCCTGCACCGTCTGGGGCCCCCTGGGCAACGGCTTCGCCCAGGAAAAGAACGCCTCCACGCTCATGCTCTGCGGCGGCATCGGCATTGCTCCCTTTGTGGGCTATACCCGGGCCCATCCGGCCCCGGAAAAGCTCACCCTGCTCTTCGGCCACCGCCTTCCATTGGATTCCTACCCTTGGGACGCCTTTTCGTCCATCACCGCAAGGGGCTATTTGGAGCAAGGGCCTGCGGATTTGCAACAATTCATCGACGCCATGCGCGAGGCCATGACTGCCACGGCCGCGGAACAGGGTCTGGTGCTCTCCTGCGGCCCCCTGCCCTTCCTGCGCACGGTGCAGCGTCTGGCCAGGGAAACCGGGGCACGGACGCAACTTTCCCTGGAAAATCGAATGGGTTGCGGCGTGGGGGCCTGCCTTGGCTGTGTGGCCGAGGACGACCAGGGCAAGCGCGTGCAGACCTGCAGCCGTGGGCCGGTGTTCTGGTCCACCAAAATCACCGTCTAAGGAGACGCCGCATGACCACCGAATCTTCGTCCGTCTCCGCCCCTTCCGTGTCCACGGCCGTGCAGGTCGGTAGTCTGGCGCTGAAAAATCCCATCCTCACCGCCTCGGGCACCTTTGGCTACGGCCTGGAATTCGCGCCCTACGGCGATCTGAAATCCCTGGGCGGCATCATCGTCAAGGGCCTGTCCCTCAAGCCGCGTCTGGGCAACCCCATGCCCCGCCTGGCCGAGACACCCTGCGGCATGCTCAACGCCATTGGCCTGCAGAACATCGGGGTGGAAGCCTTTCTGCAAGACAAGCTCCCTGCCCTGCCGCATCAGGACGTGCCCATCATCGCCAACCTGTATGCCTGCGACGCCGACGAGTTCGCCGCCCTGGGCGGCATCCTGGCCCGGGCCGAGGGCATTGCGGCCATTGAGGTCAATGTGTCCTGCCCCAACGTGGCGTCAGGCGGCATCCTCTTCGGGCAGGATCCAACCCAGGCCGCCAGGGTGACGGAAGCAGTGAAGAAACAGGCCGGCAACACGCCGGTCTGGGTCAAGCTCACGCCCAATGTCTCGGATATCGCCGCCGTGGCCCGGGCCGTGGAAAAAGCCGGGGCCGACGCCCTGTGCTGCATCAACACCCTGCCCGGCATGGCCGTGGATCTGGAACGCCGCACCCCGCGGCTGGCCAACGTCATCGGCGGGTTGTCCGGCCCGGCCATCAAACCCGTGGCCCTGCGCTGCGTGTGGGAGGTGGCCAGGGCGGTGAAGATCCCGGTCATCGGCGTGGGCGGCATCACCAGCGCGCGGGATGTGCTGGAATTCATCCTGGCCGGCGCCACAGCGGTGCAGGTGGGCACGGCCAACTTCATGCGGCCGGACGCAGCCTTTGCCATGGCCGCCGCCCTGCCCGCCGCCATGCAGGCCCTGCGCATCGCCTCCCTGGACGAGCTGCGCGGCACGCTGAAAGTGTAACATACCCCTTCGAGCTGGATACATGAAACGCGCTTCCACCCTCTTGTTGACGATGCTGTGCTGCCTTGTGCTGCTCTGCGCCTGCGCCGGACGCAGGCAGGCCCCTTCCGCCACCATCGAACGCCCCCAGTGGGGGCAGGCGTTCCAGCAGGCCGGTCTCCAGCCTGCCCAGGGAACCATGGTGCTGCTGCACGACGGCGCCGATGCCGTGCAGGTGTACAACCCGGCCCGGGCCGCCACGCCCATGCTCCCGGCATCCACCTTCAAAATCCTCAATGCCTGCATCGCCCTGGAAACGGGCGTGGCCAGCGGGCCGGATCAGGTCTTTCCCTGGAACGGCGTCACGCATTCCGTCGCGGCCTGGAACAGGGATCTCACGCTGCAGGAGGCCTTTGCCGCCTCCAGCGTGCCGGTGTTTCAGGAGCTCGCCCGCCGGATCGGACACGAGCGCATGCAGAAATACGTGCAGCAGGCGCGCTACGGCAATGCGAACATCGGCGGCGAGATCGATTCCTTCTGGCTGCGCGGAGCCCTGCGCATCTCCGCCCGGGAGCAGCTCGACTTCCTGCAGCGCCTGTACCACAATCGGCTGCCCTTTTCCAGACGCACCATGGCCATGGTGAAGGATATCATGGTGGTGGAACAGGGACACGGCTGGACCCTGCGCGCCAAGACCGGCGTGGCCGTCCAAGACACGCCGCACATCGGCTGGTGGGTGGGCTGGGTGGAGCGCGGCGAGAAGGTCTGGTTCTTCGCCCTGAATATCGATGTCGCCGGCCCGGAGCAGTACGGCCTGCGGCAGCAGATCGTCAAGACCATCCTCAAGGCCGAGGGCATCCTGCCGTAAGCCGCCTGATTCCCGCAATCCCATCAACAAGGCCTGCGACGCTTGCCGCAGGCCTTGTTGCAATTACTGCAGTCCTACCACGTCCGCCGATCCACCAGCCGGGGCGCGTTCTCGGGCAGTGTTTCCCCGCACGCCGCCGGATCCAGGCGCTGCACCCGGGGCCGCAGCTTGCATACAGCCTGGAAGGACGCCGCCACAGCCTCGCAGGAAATCGAGTCCGGCGCGACCACCAGGAGGGTCAGCGCATCCCGGCCGTCGGGATTTTCCACCACCACCTGCCAGCGCAGCATCTCGGCGTACCCCGCCAGTGCCTGGGCCACTTGGTGCGGATAGATGAACTGTCCCTTGACCTTGGCCGTATCGTCCACGCGGCCCAGGATCCCCTGCAGCCGGGGTGCGCTGCGGCCGCAGGCGCAGGGCGCGTCGTCCAGCATGGAGAGATCTCCCGTGGCCAGGCGCACCAGGGGGTATTCCGTGGGAAACGGCGTCACCACCACTTCGCCCAGCTCCCCGGCCGGCAGGGGCGCGCCGGTGGCGGGATCGCAGATTTCCACATGCGCCCGGGCGGCCAGATGCATGCCCGTGAGCTGCCGGCATTCGTAGGCGATGCAGCCCACGTCCGCCGTGCCGTAGCCCTGGCGCACCACCATGCCCAGCTCCTCTTCCAGCTCCCGACGCAGGGACTCCGGCAACCGCTCCGCAGCCACAAAGGCCACCTTGAGCCGGAAGGCCTCGGCCGGGTCCAGGCCCTGGGATCTGGCGGTATCCTTGATGACCTTCAGATAGCTGGCCATGCCCACAAAGCCGGTCACGGGCAGGCGGGTCAGCAGATCGATCTGCGTCTGGGTGTTGCCCGGCCCGGCGGGAATGACGGCGCAGCCGATCTCGCGCAGGGGCTCTTCCAGCATCAGGCCGGCCGGGGTCAGGTGATAGCCGAAGGTCATCTGGACCACATCTCCGGCGCGGAAGCCGGCGGCATGGAAGGCGTCTGTCCAGCCCCAGAAGTCCGAGCTGCGGCCTTCGGGATCGAACAGCGGTCCCGGAGACATGAAAATGCGGGACAGCCGGCCCAGCTCCACGGACGTCAACGCGCCCAGCCCCTCGCGCTGCTGCCAGTCCATCAGATCCTTTTTGCGGATGGGCGGAATGCGGGCAAACTCCTCCCAGGATCGGACATCCGCCAGGGACATGCCGGCCGCCGCCATGCGGGCCCGGAACTCCGCGGAATGCGTCCATGCCGCCTGCAACACCGCCTGCACCCTGGGCCAGGCGGTTTCAAGACGCACCGCCGCCGGGGCCGCTTCGCCCTCATGCCGAATCGTATCTGCTCGTGTCATGCTGCGCTCCTCGTTGGGATACCGTCTGTCACTCGCCGCTGTACTGACGTTGCAGGGCATCCAGATACAGCAGGGCCGTATCCAGGCTGCCCAGTTCGCCGGGCTGCTGCCGCAGCCGCCAGATGACATCCTTGAACGGTGCGTCCGGCGGCGCTCCCAGGGACTCCAGACGCTGCCGCACGGCAGCCTGCAGATCCGGCGGCAGATCCCGCAGGGGATTGGCGGCGCCGGCCTGCCCTGCGCCGGGCTGCTGCTCCGCATCGGCCGGCCAGCCGGGCCGTCGCTCGGCCACCACCTCCAGCAATCGCTGCATGCGGGCGGCGTAGGTGTGTTCGGCCAGGGTCCGCGCCCGGGCCTTGGCGGCCATGGCCTGACGGGCGGTGGGATCGGCCAGGGAGGCCTGGATCAGATCCTTCATTTCCTGCAACGTGGAGAAGGTGGCCAGCTCGTCCGGGGCGTACAGTTCGGGCAGCAGCGACCGCGCATCCACCACCTGAAAGGCCCCGCAGGCGGCCAGCTCGAAGGTGCGGGGGTTGACGAAATCCCCGGGCTGCACCGGCGGGTCTGCCTTCACGCTGGAATGCAGGTTCACGTTCACGGCCGTGGCGTTGAAGATCTTCACCGCCTCTTCCGGGGCGATGCGCGCCCCGCCGCGCTGCAACACCTGGCGCAGGGCGGCGGAGTCTTCCCAGTCGCTGCCCCAAAGGCGGAAATCCATGCCCAGCAGATGCTTGAAGGCCTCCCGCCGGTTGGGGTAGCCGGCCCCCAGAAAGGATACGGCGCTGCCGAACTGGTGCTGCTCCAGGGGCGTCAACGGCGTGGGCTTGTGGAACGCCGGATCCGCCGCCAGGGGCAGGTAGCTGGCGTTGGCCACGCCGATCTCCTGCAAGGCAGTGAGGAAGGGTTCCTTCTGGATGACGAAAAAAAAGTCGTACAACGGCGCAAAGGCGCGCCAGTACGTGAACAGGCGGAAGTCCTCCACAAACCACATGGCCGTGGCCGTGCCGGCGCTGCGCAGCCGCCGCAGGGCCTGACGGGAAAGCGGGGCCTGGGCCAGGGCCAGGACCAGATCCGGCCGGAAGGTCTCCACCTTGGCCAGGATGGCCTGGGACACCACCTGCAGGAAGCTGTTCTCCAGGTGTTCCAGGCGATCCAGCGTCACCCGCAGACGTTTCAGGGCCGTGAATGCGCTGTGAAAGTCCGGGGCGTCGAACTCTTCCACCAGATGCCCCAGGGACCGCAGCCCCGAGGCCGCATACCGCGCCACGGGCAGGGAGCCGCCGTACATGGGCTGCACCACAAGCACGCGCAAGGGGCGGGAAATGGTCATCAGCAAGCCTCCGTGCAGCCCTGGGCATGCACCGTCCAGTCCGGTTCCTGATAGAGATGCTCCGCCACCGCCGCCGCCCCGGGCGAGATCTGCGCCGCAAGCCTGCGGTCCGCCATCACGGTCTCGCGCCAGCGCCGCCGCGACGCGGCATGAGGATCCTGCCCGGCTGTGGCCGTGAAATCGCAGCCCAGCTCGTCCAGGGTGGAGGCCAGCCGGACCACTCCGGCAGGTGGGTCCCCCTTGTCCATGCTCAGCAGACGCAGCAAAGCGCGGTCGGAAAACGGCGCAAGGCAGGCAGTGCGATGGTGGCACGGCTGAGACTCCAGACACGGTGCGCACTCCAGCGTGGCCTGCCACACGGTATGGCCCTGCCCGTAGGGGCCCGTCTCCCAGGCCCAGGCCGAAGACAGGAATGTCGCCACCACCGGCACCCCCAGCCGGGCCGCCAGATGCATCACTCCCGTGTCCGGCGTGAGCACGCAATCCAGTCCGCCCACCAGCCCGTGCAGGGCGGCCCAGTCGGTGCGGCCCGTGACATCGCGCGCCTGTCCCCGCAGATTCCGCGGCAGGGCCTCCAGCAAGGCCCTGGCCGCCGCAGACTCCGCCGTGCTGCCCAGCAGATGGATGGGGACGGATTTGCCCAGACGGTGCACCAGCGCCGCCACACACCCCGCCAGCACCGACGGCGGCAGGGAACGCCGGGCGTTTCTGCCGGCCATGACCACGCCCAGCCCGCCCCCCTTGGGCGCGGCCGGTGGGTTCACCAGGGACGGCGCGAGGGGATCTTCGTGCAGATGCGCCCACAGATCGGCCAGATTGCAGGGGGCCACGGCCCGTCGGCCCGCCCAGCGGAAGGCCAGGGAGAGCCACGGCGCGCGCAGCAGCTGGCCCTGCCGCCAAGCATAGCCCCGGCAGTGCGCCTCGGGAAAGGCCGCCACCAGGGCCTCGGCCAGGGGAGAAAAATTCAGGGCGTAGATGGTCTGAAATTCCAGGGCGCGCAGCGCCTCCACCGTGCGGCGCACCTCGGCCAGCACCGCGGCCGGCGCAGGCAGGGCATGGGCCGCCACGCCGTGGACCTCGCATTCGGGGTGCACCAGTCGGGCCAGGGGGACCAGGGAATGATCCACCAGCAGATGCGTCTCCCGGCCGTCGGCCAGCAGGGACGCAATGAGTCGCCGCGTCTGGACGAGATCGCCAAACCGGGCCAGTTGCAGAACAAGGGCGCGCGAGGGGGCAGGCATCGCCGCACCCTATCCCAAGAATGGCAGGCCTTCAAGTTGAACCCGGAGCCCCCGGAACGGATGTACAGCGCGGCCCGGCTCTGATACTGACTCGCCATGCGCTACTACCCGCTGTTTCTGAATCTCGCGGACCGTCGCTGCATCGTAGCCGGCCTGGGCGATGTGGGCCGCCGAAAATGCCGGGGGCTGCTCCCCGCCGGGCCCGCATCCATTCTTCTGCTTGACACCGCCCCCCTGGATGCCGATTTTGAGCGGGAGATTGCACCGTTGCTGCAGGCTGGCCGCATCGCCATTGCCCGTCGGGTACTGGCGGATGCGGATTTGGACGGATGCTTCCTGGTGTTCGCGGCCACGGGCAGCCGGGAGGAGAACCAGCGCATTGCCGCCCTGTGCCGGGCGCGCGGCGTGCTCTGCAATGTGGTGGATGCGCCGGCCAGCGGGGATTGCATTGTCCCCTCTCTGGCGGTATCCGGCGGGCTCATGGCCGCCTTTTCCACCCAGGGGCAGAGCCCGGCCCTGGCCCGGGTGGTGAAGCACGAACTGGCCGCGGCCCTGGGCAAATGGGCCGGGCTGGCGCAGTTTCTGGGCCTGCTGCGGCCGGCGCTGCTGGAGCTGGGCCAGCCGTCGTCCGAGAATGCGGTGGTGTTCCGCTCCCTGCTGCGGGAGGATCTCGCCGACGCCCTGCGTCGCGGGGACGTACCGACGGCCCTGGCCATCGTCCGGCCGCTGACGCCCATGGCCGTGCATGACGGCCTGGAATCCATGCTTGCGGGCAGCGTGACCGACAGTCAACCATCCGGGATGTCTGCATGAGTCTATTCCTTTTCGCCTACTTCCTCATCGTGTTGGCCTATCTCGCCGCCACGGGCTTATCCTTGTTCGGGGCCTTGCGACGCCGGCCCGGCCTGCGCCGCGCCGCGGTGCGCGTGGCCTTTGGCGGATTCCTGCTCCACACCCTGCTCCTGGGCCACTTCTTTGCCACGGAGACGATTGTGGAATGGTCCACCGGGGTATATCTGAAGATGCTCTCCTGGTGCGTGCTGGCGGTGTCCTTCCTGTTGTGGCACCGGCTGCGCTGGGATTTCCTCTCGTTGACGGTGTCGCCAGTGGCGCTGCTGCTGTTTGCGTCGTCCATCAACCATGCCCAGGGCACGGTGCAGATGCCCAAGGCGCTGCACGGCCTCTTTTTCACCCTGCACATCGGCGTGCTGTTTGCCAGCATTGCCCTGCTGGCCGTGGCCTGCGGGGCCGGGCTGCTGTTCGTGCATCAGGAACGCAAGATCAAAACCAAGGCCCGGCTGGCGGGCTTTCTGCAAGACATGCCCGGCCTAGCAGCCCTGGACCGCGTGAACCACTGGGCCGTCTGCCTGGGCTTTCCGCTGTTCACCCTGGGCATGCTCACGGGGTTCGTGTTCGCGCGCCTCACCTGGGGCAAGGTGTTGTCTGCGGATCCCAAGGAATTCATGTCCCTGGCCATCTGGGCCCTGTTCGCCTGGCTCTTTTACGGCAGGCTGTTTCTGGACTGGCGCGGCAAACGGCCGGCGAAGCTGGCCATGCTGCTCTTCGCCCTGGCTGTGGTCTCCATCGCCGGCGTGAACTTCTTCCTGCAAAGCCACCACGGTCTGATGGAGCGTCCATGACCCTGTCCATCTATCTCATTGGTCTCAACCACAAAACCGCGCCGGTGGAAGTGCGGGAAAAGTTCGCCCTGGCCGGCGTGTGTCCGCCTCCCCCTGAGGACCTGCCCGCCGTC
This sequence is a window from Megalodesulfovibrio gigas DSM 1382 = ATCC 19364. Protein-coding genes within it:
- a CDS encoding CgeB family protein, which codes for MTISRPLRVLVVQPMYGGSLPVARYAASGLRSLGHLVEEFDAPDFHSAFTALKRLRVTLDRLEHLENSFLQVVSQAILAKVETFRPDLVLALAQAPLSRQALRRLRSAGTATAMWFVEDFRLFTYWRAFAPLYDFFFVIQKEPFLTALQEIGVANASYLPLAADPAFHKPTPLTPLEQHQFGSAVSFLGAGYPNRREAFKHLLGMDFRLWGSDWEDSAALRQVLQRGGARIAPEEAVKIFNATAVNVNLHSSVKADPPVQPGDFVNPRTFELAACGAFQVVDARSLLPELYAPDELATFSTLQEMKDLIQASLADPTARQAMAAKARARTLAEHTYAARMQRLLEVVAERRPGWPADAEQQPGAGQAGAANPLRDLPPDLQAAVRQRLESLGAPPDAPFKDVIWRLRQQPGELGSLDTALLYLDALQRQYSGE
- a CDS encoding iron-sulfur cluster-binding protein, translating into MAQALLKASCHDALVLENRLLGAGPSAGGIWKLVLDFPGWTLWRPGQFVMLRSGTFGQELIWGRPISIGDYQNGQLTLYILNTGRGTEKLAALKQGDACTVWGPLGNGFAQEKNASTLMLCGGIGIAPFVGYTRAHPAPEKLTLLFGHRLPLDSYPWDAFSSITARGYLEQGPADLQQFIDAMREAMTATAAEQGLVLSCGPLPFLRTVQRLARETGARTQLSLENRMGCGVGACLGCVAEDDQGKRVQTCSRGPVFWSTKITV
- a CDS encoding ammonium transporter, translated to MQPADTAFILICAALVMFMTPGLALFYGGLTRNKNVLGTIMHSFIMLAVGTLVWVAVGYSLAFGDDIAGVIGSLNFAFLYGVGAEPAAVAPTIPHSTFMIFQCMFAVITPALISGAYAERIKFSGFLVFSVLWLILVYCPMAHWVWGGGWMAQMGALDFAGGAVVHMSSGAAALAAALVLGYRRGYGQAPFIPHNIPMTVLGAGILWFGWFGFNAGSALAANGLASSAFVTTHIAAAAAALAWIAMERIVSGKPTTLGAASGAVAGLVVITPAAGFVTPMGALLMGLSGGAICYGGIFLKHKLGFDDALDVVGIHGVGGTWGAIATGIFANAAVNGKSGLLQGDVHQFLVQVASVVATWVFCFGASYLLLKFTDMVVGLRVTPEEEEVGLDMSQHNESGYQY
- a CDS encoding glycosyltransferase family 9 protein — encoded protein: MPAPSRALVLQLARFGDLVQTRRLIASLLADGRETHLLVDHSLVPLARLVHPECEVHGVAAHALPAPAAVLAEVRRTVEALRALEFQTIYALNFSPLAEALVAAFPEAHCRGYAWRQGQLLRAPWLSLAFRWAGRRAVAPCNLADLWAHLHEDPLAPSLVNPPAAPKGGGLGVVMAGRNARRSLPPSVLAGCVAALVHRLGKSVPIHLLGSTAESAAARALLEALPRNLRGQARDVTGRTDWAALHGLVGGLDCVLTPDTGVMHLAARLGVPVVATFLSSAWAWETGPYGQGHTVWQATLECAPCLESQPCHHRTACLAPFSDRALLRLLSMDKGDPPAGVVRLASTLDELGCDFTATAGQDPHAASRRRWRETVMADRRLAAQISPGAAAVAEHLYQEPDWTVHAQGCTEAC
- a CDS encoding U32 family peptidase, with amino-acid sequence MTVLTTDSTTASTGSVRPEILAPAGQPDAFLAAVAAGADAVYAGLKHFSARMQADNFAVKELAALSGYAREKGVKTYLALNTMLKPGDLDAAGRMLDRVAKAVQPAGVIVQDLGAVQLLRQIEFPGEIHLSTLAAVSPMAGLRVAKEMGVRRVVLAREFHVDEMKAMDTAAAELDMDLEAFVHGALCFCVSGRCYWSSYMGGKSGLRGRCVQPCRRRYSGKGVHGSASEGGRVFSCLDLSLDVLAKTLLQFPRIKAWKIEGRKKGPHYAFYAVTAYKMLRDHSDDPAARKEALAILERALGRQGSHALFLPQKPHQPLPEAGEESAVASGLLAGRVTHTNEGGAYLAPRMPLLKGDLLRVGSEDDSWHQTIPIRKAIPKGGRLDIRPAVAKLRPAPAAEAGPSGKPGESGKSGKPGESGKAGKFGKSSPLKRKGLGKNARPFHPRGRRPGPRLPPKGTPVYLVDRREPELASRLGSMRAELAERREPAGVTSDFEPHMPAAAGRPKGTVNLIVQRALAAGKQTERGVKGLWMTPFTPEKCSPTLYPKIWWWLPPVIWPEEEESWKKALHKLVRDGGRRIVCNAPWQIGLLPDLGKVKPVAGPFCNLANPLALEEMRALGFDMAVVSPELGGEDILALPAQSPLPLGIVVSGYWPVGVTRYRSPLVNPQEPLSSPKGETFFTRPYGPLSWIFPAWPLDITARTEALEDAGYGVFIHLKEPQPRRVETPGRSSQFNWELGML
- a CDS encoding phenylacetate--CoA ligase family protein; translation: MTRADTIRHEGEAAPAAVRLETAWPRVQAVLQAAWTHSAEFRARMAAAGMSLADVRSWEEFARIPPIRKKDLMDWQQREGLGALTSVELGRLSRIFMSPGPLFDPEGRSSDFWGWTDAFHAAGFRAGDVVQMTFGYHLTPAGLMLEEPLREIGCAVIPAGPGNTQTQIDLLTRLPVTGFVGMASYLKVIKDTARSQGLDPAEAFRLKVAFVAAERLPESLRRELEEELGMVVRQGYGTADVGCIAYECRQLTGMHLAARAHVEICDPATGAPLPAGELGEVVVTPFPTEYPLVRLATGDLSMLDDAPCACGRSAPRLQGILGRVDDTAKVKGQFIYPHQVAQALAGYAEMLRWQVVVENPDGRDALTLLVVAPDSISCEAVAASFQAVCKLRPRVQRLDPAACGETLPENAPRLVDRRTW
- a CDS encoding dihydroorotate dehydrogenase; the protein is MTTESSSVSAPSVSTAVQVGSLALKNPILTASGTFGYGLEFAPYGDLKSLGGIIVKGLSLKPRLGNPMPRLAETPCGMLNAIGLQNIGVEAFLQDKLPALPHQDVPIIANLYACDADEFAALGGILARAEGIAAIEVNVSCPNVASGGILFGQDPTQAARVTEAVKKQAGNTPVWVKLTPNVSDIAAVARAVEKAGADALCCINTLPGMAVDLERRTPRLANVIGGLSGPAIKPVALRCVWEVARAVKIPVIGVGGITSARDVLEFILAGATAVQVGTANFMRPDAAFAMAAALPAAMQALRIASLDELRGTLKV
- the blaOXA gene encoding class D beta-lactamase, encoding MKRASTLLLTMLCCLVLLCACAGRRQAPSATIERPQWGQAFQQAGLQPAQGTMVLLHDGADAVQVYNPARAATPMLPASTFKILNACIALETGVASGPDQVFPWNGVTHSVAAWNRDLTLQEAFAASSVPVFQELARRIGHERMQKYVQQARYGNANIGGEIDSFWLRGALRISAREQLDFLQRLYHNRLPFSRRTMAMVKDIMVVEQGHGWTLRAKTGVAVQDTPHIGWWVGWVERGEKVWFFALNIDVAGPEQYGLRQQIVKTILKAEGILP